A genomic region of Streptosporangium lutulentum contains the following coding sequences:
- a CDS encoding DUF1622 domain-containing protein translates to MIIFAGAAVAFVRFLLVAFRRHGDNGFIAVRLFLGRFLALGLEFQLAGDVLRTAIAPTFTQIGQLAAIATIRTALNFFLSREIEKERLTVNGASRPPASGAGGG, encoded by the coding sequence TTGATCATCTTCGCCGGCGCGGCGGTGGCGTTCGTGCGCTTTCTGCTGGTCGCCTTCCGGCGGCACGGCGATAACGGGTTCATCGCCGTGCGCCTGTTCCTGGGACGGTTCCTCGCGCTGGGTCTGGAGTTCCAGCTGGCCGGCGACGTGCTGCGTACGGCCATCGCGCCGACCTTCACGCAGATAGGGCAGCTCGCGGCGATCGCGACCATCCGGACGGCGTTGAACTTCTTCCTGAGCAGGGAGATCGAGAAGGAGCGGCTTACGGTGAACGGCGCCTCCCGCCCTCCCGCGTCCGGTGCCGGAGGTGGCTGA